In Gordonia sp. SL306, the genomic window CAGCTCTCGGGCACGTCGGTCGACGCGTTCGGCTTCGTAGCGCCGAACTGTCGACTGGTGCTGTCTCAACTCGGCCGCGTCGGCCCGCTCTCGTGCGATCTGCAGTTCTCTGCGCCACCACAGCTTCATGGGCTGCGCTCCTCCGCCAGTTGGCGTATGGCTTTCACGATGGCTTGCTGCACTTCGGCAGCCGCCGTCGAGCGGGCGGCAGCATCAGCGAACTTGGCGATGCTGCTGCCGTCCTCGACTGACCGTTTCTCGGCGGCCTCGATCTCGCGGTCCTTCTGCGCCATGATTTCTCGGTGGTGGACGCCGAGGACGATCCAGCCGCGGATGAGGGCGATGACGAGTCCGGCCACGGCCACGATCAGGAACGACACAATGCCGACGCCGTTCCATGCGGCCGGGGTCAGGATGGTCACGCGC contains:
- a CDS encoding DUF7620 family protein; amino-acid sequence: MKLWWRRELQIARERADAAELRQHQSTVRRYEAERVDRRARELEDSLNQELLRNGFADALRAAFGGVQ